GGGGCGCTGGGCTGAGATCATGCCGAGCCTGGTCGTCGAAGACATCCACGCGTTCTACGGTCACATCCACGCCCTGCACGGCGTCTCGATCACCGTGGAGGCCGGGGAGATCGTCACGCTGATCGGCGCGAACGGCGCCGGCAAGAGCACCACGCTCAAGACGATTGCCGGATTTCTCCGGCCGCGGCCGGGACGGATTCTCCTCGAAGACAGGCCGATTCAGGGACTCCGGCCTCACGAAATCACCCGGCAGGGGATCTGCCTCGTGCCGGAGGGCCGCCGGATCTTCCCGCGCATGACCGTCCTCGAAAACTTACAGATGGGGGCCTTTTCCCGCTCGAATGCCCGGGAGATCCGCGAGGATCTCGACCGCGCGTGCCGCCTCTTTCCGCGCCTCGCCGAGCGCCTGACGCAGACCGCGGGCACGCTGTCGGGTGGCGAGCAGCAGATGCTGGCGATCGGCCGCGGCCTGATGGCCCGGCCGAAGATCCTGCTGCTCGACGAGCCCTCGATGGGGCTGGCGCCGGTGCTCGTGGAGTTGATCTTCAAGACGGTACAGGAGATCAACGCCCAAGGTGTCACGGTCCTGCTCGTGGAGCAGAACGCGCTCATGGCGCTGTCGATCGCCCGGCGCGGGTACGTGCTCGAGACCGGCCGGATCGTGTTGACGGACCGGGCGGAGAGCCTTCGTAAAAATGATCTCGTCCGCAAGAGTTACCTCGGCGAGTTGTAGGGTGAGTGACGCGGTTCAGTCCGCGGGCATCCGCCCGGCCGCCGAGGCCAGCGGCAGCGCGGCGGAGAAGGTGCTCCCGGTGCCGGGCCGGCTCGTGGCGGTGATGCGGCCGCCGTGCGCATCCACGATGTGCTTGGCAATCGCCAGCCCGAGGCCGGTGCCCCCGCCCTCGCGGCTGCGCGATCGTTCGACGCGGTAGAAGCGGTCGAAGATCCTCGGCAGGTCGTCGGGTGGAATCCCGCGTCCGGAGTCCGTCACCGACACCACGGCATCGGTCCCGTCCTCCCGGAGCGTCACCTCGACCCGCCCGCCGTCGGGCGTGAATTTGATCGCGTTGTCGATCAGGTTGGTCAAGACCTGGAGAATCCGGTCCCCGTCGGCCGTCACCATCGTCGCGGGAGCGGAGGCCGTCCGCAGCGCGATGCGGCGTTGGGCCGCCTGGGGCCGCATGCGGGTAACCGCCTCGGTCACCAGCGCGTCGAGCCGGACCGGCCGCAGGTCCATGCGGACGGCGTGCGATTCGAGGCGCGACAGCGCCATGAGATCGTCGACCAGCGTCATCAGCCGCGTCGCCTCCGCGTCGATGATGGTCAGGAACCGGCGGCACGTCTCCCCATCCGCATAGGCGCCCGCGAGCAGCGTTTCGGCAAAGCCCTTGATCGACGTGAGCGGCGTTCGCAGTTCGTGGGAGACGTTCGCCGTGAGATCGCGCCTGAGGCGCTCCGCCTGCCGGAGGTCGGTGACGTCCCGCACGACCGCGACGGCCCCCGCGGTGGCGC
Above is a genomic segment from bacterium containing:
- a CDS encoding ABC transporter ATP-binding protein, yielding MPSLVVEDIHAFYGHIHALHGVSITVEAGEIVTLIGANGAGKSTTLKTIAGFLRPRPGRILLEDRPIQGLRPHEITRQGICLVPEGRRIFPRMTVLENLQMGAFSRSNAREIREDLDRACRLFPRLAERLTQTAGTLSGGEQQMLAIGRGLMARPKILLLDEPSMGLAPVLVELIFKTVQEINAQGVTVLLVEQNALMALSIARRGYVLETGRIVLTDRAESLRKNDLVRKSYLGEL